In one Chlamydia sp. BM-2023 genomic region, the following are encoded:
- a CDS encoding polymorphic outer membrane protein middle domain-containing protein — MHSYVYSLLWLISLGIFSYQFTGIAKEKKNYSLQDVINSQDIYLWSIPLKSNRIHIDPVPRKGLLYSSKADLEITNRDFFFSNRNYHKGNGGSLEIKNLNFSNNGPTIFLENNSSNSGGGIFCQEICKISDNLNGIIFKGNYAADGGGAVCAQSLNIQSNGSILFLNNRTKGLGGAIYQKTTGEVYLSADYGDIIFYGNFHKTAEGRPSIRNSIAFANRGTLKIGARKGRHVVLHDPIEHEQQSTEGTTFNPENYHLGTILFSSEYIPLYFTDDRSYCSYFRSNVNIAHGTVAVAEKAGLALFNLTQNSGYLCLGNSTVIKTTASPKVNNNTLGTTTNCQLTITKLALNLPALCQENAKAPKIWIYPTATTTGTGATAKTTYTEDDKPTITVSGPLTLLDSNSQDPYDSVDLSKEKTRVPFLYLCENTAKKINIDDLDIDAINNVSHYGYQGIWTTHWETNTTVTDNKSDLTANTNHRYLYADWAPIGYIPNPKYGSSLVANALWETFYTTMAGIYSSATTERTAAHIDFEGQGISITQRDRKGKKGFRMESGGYAVGTSLATQENQKLSFSFAQQLSRVKEKITNNTISSKNYFSAVKIGLPWLNDSVTTTGSLAYSYGDHKVKHFYPEDNNNSVGSFYSYSIAAAIHCSLHPQKIYSPYTLSPFLEAIAFRSSLSSFKERGAFARGFAMDRPLYLITTPMGMIMQWHHDIPYPTTWKLQMAYQPIIYKQMPKILTTLLASKGTWLSSATPVTRSAFAINANNETQLFPHLKIFVNYQGEISSSTFSNYLTTGSSLTF, encoded by the coding sequence ATGCATTCCTATGTCTATTCTTTGTTATGGTTAATTAGCTTGGGTATTTTCTCATACCAGTTCACAGGTATCGCGAAGGAGAAAAAAAACTATTCACTGCAAGATGTCATTAATAGCCAAGACATCTACTTGTGGTCTATTCCCTTAAAATCTAATCGCATTCATATTGACCCTGTTCCACGCAAAGGACTGCTCTATAGTTCGAAAGCAGATCTCGAAATCACAAATAGAGATTTTTTCTTTAGCAATCGTAATTATCATAAAGGCAATGGCGGTTCTCTAGAAATTAAGAATCTTAATTTCTCTAACAATGGTCCAACCATTTTTCTAGAAAATAACTCCAGCAACTCAGGTGGGGGTATTTTCTGCCAGGAGATCTGCAAAATTTCTGATAACCTGAATGGTATAATTTTCAAAGGCAACTACGCTGCAGACGGTGGCGGAGCTGTATGTGCTCAATCTCTAAACATACAAAGTAATGGTTCTATACTGTTTCTCAATAACCGCACAAAAGGGTTAGGAGGGGCGATTTATCAAAAAACAACAGGAGAAGTATACTTATCTGCCGACTATGGAGATATTATTTTTTACGGTAATTTCCATAAAACTGCAGAAGGACGCCCCTCTATAAGAAATTCTATAGCTTTCGCAAATAGGGGCACGTTAAAAATAGGAGCCAGAAAAGGACGTCATGTTGTCCTTCATGATCCTATAGAACACGAACAGCAATCTACCGAAGGAACAACATTTAATCCTGAAAACTATCATTTAGGAACTATTCTATTTTCCTCGGAATATATTCCTCTGTACTTCACAGATGATAGAAGCTACTGCAGCTATTTCAGAAGTAACGTAAACATTGCTCATGGCACGGTTGCTGTTGCAGAGAAGGCAGGGTTAGCGCTTTTTAATCTCACGCAAAATTCCGGTTACTTATGTTTAGGAAATAGCACGGTTATTAAGACAACTGCCTCCCCTAAAGTTAACAACAACACACTAGGAACAACAACCAATTGTCAACTAACAATTACTAAACTTGCATTAAATCTACCTGCTCTTTGCCAAGAAAATGCTAAAGCTCCAAAAATTTGGATTTACCCTACAGCGACAACAACAGGAACCGGAGCTACAGCAAAAACAACCTACACCGAAGATGATAAACCTACTATTACGGTTTCCGGTCCCCTAACGTTATTAGATAGCAATAGCCAAGATCCCTATGATTCTGTAGATCTCTCAAAAGAAAAGACAAGGGTTCCTTTCCTTTATCTCTGCGAAAATACAGCAAAAAAGATCAATATTGATGATCTAGACATTGATGCTATTAACAATGTGTCTCACTACGGATATCAGGGAATATGGACGACACATTGGGAAACAAACACAACAGTAACAGATAATAAATCCGACCTAACAGCCAATACCAACCATAGATATCTCTACGCAGACTGGGCTCCTATAGGCTATATTCCCAACCCGAAATATGGCTCCTCACTAGTTGCTAATGCCCTATGGGAAACATTCTACACGACAATGGCGGGAATATATTCTTCCGCAACGACGGAAAGAACCGCAGCACACATTGATTTTGAAGGGCAGGGAATTTCCATAACCCAACGTGATCGGAAGGGGAAAAAAGGATTCCGAATGGAATCCGGAGGATATGCCGTAGGCACATCTTTGGCAACACAGGAAAATCAAAAGCTTTCCTTTTCCTTTGCCCAGCAGCTCTCTCGCGTTAAGGAAAAAATTACCAACAATACAATCTCCTCTAAGAACTACTTCTCAGCTGTAAAGATAGGCTTGCCCTGGCTAAACGATAGTGTAACAACTACGGGATCTTTAGCCTACAGCTACGGAGACCATAAAGTGAAACACTTCTATCCGGAAGATAATAACAACTCTGTGGGTTCATTTTATAGCTACAGCATAGCTGCTGCTATACATTGTTCTCTTCATCCACAGAAAATATACTCACCATATACTCTCTCCCCATTCTTAGAAGCCATTGCATTTCGATCTTCATTATCCAGCTTCAAAGAAAGAGGAGCCTTTGCACGAGGGTTTGCTATGGACCGTCCCCTATACCTCATTACTACTCCTATGGGGATGATTATGCAATGGCATCATGATATCCCTTACCCAACTACGTGGAAACTACAAATGGCCTATCAGCCTATTATCTATAAGCAAATGCCAAAAATACTAACAACACTACTTGCTAGTAAGGGAACATGGCTCTCATCAGCAACTCCCGTTACACGAAGTGCTTTTGCTATAAATGCAAATAATGAAACCCAGCTGTTTCCTCATTTGAAAATTTTTGTAAATTATCAAGGAGAGATTTCCTCTTCTACATTTTCAAACTACTTAACGACAGGGAGCTCACTAACCTTCTAA
- a CDS encoding polymorphic outer membrane protein middle domain-containing protein has product MSSYFRPLSRLILLSLCYPSLCFSGTLFLKNNNVDLRDLLQRIDQIASQPNLWGGQIHNDSADIALTNISNCCIQNQGFGHGGAITARNLNISDNKGLIIFQKNMASGQGGAIRCSDTCNITNNLQGVVFQNNYSRANAGAIFARVINIRDNGPVLFLNNSAQWGGALQNADGQKNGQIYLSADYGNIIFNGNVRTKYAHIFGRNAFHSAMGIAKVDIGARKGHKVIFYDPIENEHTTAQGLTFNPESYHLGTVLFSGASTDENSFDDDYLSILRNTTKIANGVVAIDDKAIVSTYNLTQDQGTLRLGNDIILTTATKKENTSDTTGCALTITNLALNIPALIKPKAQAPKIWIYPSRSGSTYTEDDKPAITISGPLLLFDSENNDPHDSLDLSGAITKVPFLYLCENANKKINVDNLNIEAINDSVHYGYQGIWSPYWEAYTTTADSSSALTANTAHRILYADWTPTHRYIPNPKFNTPLVANALWQTFYSTMSGLHSFPKININENPSNFEYSGQGLGIALRQKSKNKAHGFHMKSIGCSFGGSSTTETNHRLAFAFAQQFSRLKEKVSKNKLSSKNTFGGVQILFPWDQKHLITTGSLAYSYGDHKIKNSYEEDNKTSEGSFYTHSFAATINCSWLLPSSNNHFTVVPFIEAKAFRAALSRFEENGDYIRKFFLKRPLRTITTPAGMIVQWSSGVYFPSTWELQLAYQPIVYKQYPKVVTTLVASNGMWASLGTPVSRHAFTATLNNETDIFYKLKVFLNYHGEISSSTFSNYLKVGSALHF; this is encoded by the coding sequence ATGAGTTCCTATTTTCGCCCTCTCTCGAGATTAATTCTCCTTAGCCTCTGTTATCCATCGCTATGCTTTTCTGGGACTTTATTCCTTAAAAATAACAACGTTGATCTCAGAGATTTACTCCAACGCATCGATCAGATCGCTTCGCAGCCAAACCTATGGGGAGGGCAGATACATAATGATTCTGCTGATATTGCCTTAACGAATATTTCCAACTGTTGCATCCAAAACCAAGGTTTTGGCCATGGCGGAGCGATTACAGCTCGAAATCTCAATATCTCAGACAATAAAGGGCTGATCATATTTCAAAAAAACATGGCTTCTGGTCAAGGTGGAGCGATTAGATGTAGTGACACGTGTAATATTACAAATAACCTTCAGGGAGTAGTTTTTCAAAATAACTACTCAAGAGCTAATGCAGGGGCTATATTTGCAAGGGTGATCAATATTCGCGATAACGGACCTGTATTATTTTTAAATAATTCCGCACAGTGGGGCGGAGCTTTGCAAAATGCCGATGGCCAAAAAAATGGACAGATATACTTATCTGCGGACTACGGAAACATCATATTTAATGGCAACGTTAGAACAAAATACGCACACATCTTCGGAAGAAACGCTTTTCATTCTGCCATGGGGATCGCAAAAGTAGATATTGGAGCAAGGAAAGGACATAAAGTTATCTTCTATGACCCTATTGAAAATGAACACACAACAGCTCAAGGATTAACTTTCAATCCTGAAAGCTACCACTTAGGTACGGTTCTATTTTCTGGAGCTAGCACAGATGAAAATAGCTTCGATGATGACTACCTCAGCATCCTCAGAAACACTACGAAAATAGCTAATGGAGTAGTCGCTATTGATGATAAAGCCATAGTCTCCACATATAATCTTACGCAAGATCAAGGAACTTTACGTCTAGGAAATGATATTATTCTTACAACAGCAACAAAAAAAGAAAATACATCTGACACGACAGGCTGTGCTCTTACAATCACAAACCTTGCTTTAAACATCCCTGCTCTCATAAAACCAAAGGCTCAAGCTCCAAAAATCTGGATCTATCCATCAAGATCAGGATCAACCTACACGGAAGATGATAAGCCTGCTATCACGATTTCAGGGCCTTTGCTTTTGTTTGACTCTGAAAATAATGATCCCCATGATTCCCTAGATCTTTCCGGAGCAATTACCAAAGTTCCCTTCTTATATCTTTGTGAAAATGCTAATAAAAAAATTAATGTTGATAATTTAAATATCGAAGCTATTAACGACAGTGTTCATTATGGCTATCAAGGAATATGGTCTCCCTATTGGGAAGCATACACAACAACAGCAGATAGCAGCTCAGCGCTAACAGCGAATACCGCTCATCGTATTCTCTATGCTGACTGGACACCGACTCATCGCTACATTCCCAATCCGAAATTTAATACCCCTTTAGTTGCTAATGCCCTCTGGCAAACATTCTACAGCACAATGTCGGGGCTACATTCTTTTCCCAAGATTAATATAAATGAAAATCCCTCGAATTTTGAATATTCAGGACAAGGATTAGGAATTGCTCTACGTCAAAAAAGCAAAAATAAAGCTCATGGATTTCATATGAAATCTATAGGATGTTCCTTCGGGGGCTCCTCAACAACAGAAACAAATCATAGGCTGGCTTTTGCTTTTGCTCAGCAATTCTCACGCCTAAAAGAAAAAGTATCTAAAAATAAACTCTCTTCGAAAAATACCTTCGGAGGAGTTCAGATTCTCTTTCCCTGGGATCAAAAACATCTAATAACTACGGGATCATTAGCCTATAGCTACGGAGATCATAAAATAAAAAACTCCTATGAAGAAGATAATAAAACTTCCGAGGGGTCCTTCTATACCCATAGTTTCGCAGCTACTATAAATTGTTCTTGGTTATTACCCTCTTCTAACAACCACTTTACAGTAGTTCCTTTCATAGAAGCTAAAGCATTTAGAGCTGCTCTTTCTAGATTTGAAGAAAATGGAGATTATATAAGAAAATTCTTCTTAAAACGCCCTCTAAGAACAATTACAACTCCCGCGGGGATGATTGTACAGTGGTCTTCTGGAGTTTATTTCCCTTCTACTTGGGAACTACAGCTTGCTTACCAACCTATCGTCTATAAGCAATATCCCAAAGTGGTAACTACTCTGGTTGCAAGTAATGGCATGTGGGCATCTCTTGGTACTCCCGTTTCACGTCATGCCTTTACAGCAACCTTAAATAATGAGACCGACATCTTTTATAAATTAAAAGTCTTCCTAAATTACCATGGAGAAATATCCTCTTCTACATTTTCAAATTACTTAAAAGTAGGAAGCGCTCTACACTTTTAA
- a CDS encoding polymorphic outer membrane protein middle domain-containing protein codes for MRTKSPLITALLSVLGMSLYASSNISYDIYKYEMFLASNAFTIIKEQNSLEGSLRTTAPLVISNYKDIIISQQNSNSNGGVINAESLILQKNTGEIKFIANRSLLQGGAIYTTKNCSITDNSANQYFISNQALHTASSQQNYGGAIACGNDLAISNNRGMVCFAYNSGKDQGGALTVTNNLQIKRNSAPLLFMSNLATAAVAGLVAKGGAFYCRNCEISHNFAPCYFVSNISPAGGACYAGETFTITQNSDAIVFANNSSLASVAPTNLKTSAGGAIFCTTLNIENNPSPVYFNNNVANFYGGAIKCTNLTINNSGPITFTNNQSVDGGAIFLDDNARCTISADNGDIVFENNQIKTNNATNIYRNSLQCSSNVTLSLGAKQNRCLKFYDPILATAQATSIVFNPEIDQKGTILFSGISVPGELTEESNFFSYIRNLLTIQNGIVAVEDRAGIAAYQMTQNSGSTLRLGNSAVIATTTKYDTTTGGATTPGTSTGSQITINKLALNLPSIFQKGAEIPKIWIYPKATAGAGSPPAITYAEDPDPNITISGPLLLLDSDNNDPFDALDLSGEIKKVPLLYLCDNSTKKINVANLNIKAINDTAHYGYQGTWVPYWEEYSTTGGTTLETANKSHRILYADWTPAGYIPNPKFNTPLVANTLWQTFYTTMSGLQALPSITLRGTKSAFEFRGEGLGITVRQRTKNHIHGFRMESSGYAAGTGNNHMLALSFSQHFSHLKEKLSANKVASKNYFAGLQIRLPWLEDGMITTGSLAYNYGDHKVKNSYKENNKASQGSFYSHGFAAAINCTWQLISLSNNLSLAPFVEAVAFHATLSSFEENGDFVRKFSATRPLRTLTTPVGIIMQLFQDTQIPTIWKLKLAYQPIVYKQYPKILTTLIASNGVWTSYGTPITRHAFAANVNNETQIFNHLKFFIDYQGEISSSTFSNYLKVGSSLHF; via the coding sequence ATGCGAACAAAGTCCCCTCTTATTACTGCTCTCCTTTCTGTGTTAGGAATGTCACTATATGCCTCCTCTAACATCTCCTATGACATCTATAAGTATGAGATGTTTCTTGCCTCAAACGCATTTACAATTATCAAAGAACAAAACTCCCTAGAGGGCTCCTTACGCACTACAGCGCCTCTAGTAATCTCAAATTATAAAGATATTATTATCTCCCAACAAAACTCCAATAGTAATGGAGGAGTTATTAATGCAGAGTCCTTGATTTTACAAAAAAATACCGGAGAAATAAAATTCATTGCCAATAGGTCGCTTCTTCAAGGAGGAGCCATCTATACAACGAAAAATTGCTCTATTACCGACAACTCTGCAAATCAATACTTTATTAGCAATCAAGCCCTACATACAGCATCATCTCAACAAAATTATGGTGGTGCTATCGCTTGTGGAAACGATCTTGCTATTAGTAATAATCGTGGGATGGTGTGCTTTGCCTATAACTCAGGGAAGGATCAAGGAGGAGCCCTCACAGTAACAAACAATCTGCAGATAAAAAGAAATTCTGCTCCCCTATTATTTATGAGCAACTTAGCTACTGCTGCTGTAGCGGGTCTTGTTGCTAAAGGAGGAGCTTTCTACTGCAGGAACTGTGAAATTTCACATAATTTCGCACCCTGTTATTTTGTTTCTAATATCTCCCCTGCTGGAGGAGCTTGTTACGCAGGAGAAACGTTTACAATTACCCAAAACTCAGATGCTATCGTTTTTGCGAATAACTCCAGCTTAGCGTCAGTAGCTCCCACTAATCTCAAAACCTCCGCAGGAGGAGCAATCTTTTGCACAACGCTAAATATCGAAAACAACCCCTCTCCTGTATATTTCAATAATAATGTCGCTAACTTTTATGGCGGAGCCATAAAGTGCACAAACCTTACTATTAATAATAGTGGTCCCATAACATTTACAAATAATCAAAGTGTGGATGGTGGGGCTATATTCCTTGATGATAACGCCAGATGTACAATATCCGCGGACAACGGTGACATTGTTTTCGAAAATAACCAAATAAAAACAAATAACGCCACAAACATCTATAGAAACTCCCTACAGTGCTCTAGCAATGTCACTTTATCACTCGGAGCAAAACAAAACCGTTGTTTGAAATTTTATGACCCTATTTTAGCAACTGCGCAAGCTACCTCTATAGTCTTTAATCCTGAAATTGATCAGAAAGGCACGATACTATTCTCCGGGATTTCCGTTCCTGGGGAACTTACAGAAGAAAGTAATTTCTTCTCTTACATAAGAAATCTCCTAACCATTCAAAATGGCATTGTGGCTGTTGAGGATCGCGCAGGGATTGCTGCGTATCAAATGACACAAAATTCAGGCTCCACATTACGCTTAGGAAACAGCGCTGTTATTGCAACAACTACAAAATATGACACTACGACAGGGGGCGCAACCACACCTGGAACCTCTACAGGATCACAGATTACGATTAATAAGCTCGCTTTGAATCTTCCCTCTATTTTTCAAAAAGGAGCCGAGATTCCAAAAATCTGGATTTATCCTAAAGCAACAGCAGGTGCAGGATCTCCACCTGCGATAACATACGCTGAAGATCCTGATCCCAATATTACCATTTCAGGACCTCTTCTTTTACTAGACTCTGATAATAATGATCCCTTTGATGCCCTGGATCTTTCTGGAGAAATCAAGAAAGTTCCTTTACTCTACCTTTGTGACAATTCCACAAAAAAAATTAACGTCGCAAATTTAAACATCAAAGCTATCAATGATACTGCCCATTATGGCTATCAAGGAACATGGGTTCCCTATTGGGAAGAATACTCCACGACCGGAGGAACAACCTTAGAAACAGCAAATAAATCCCATCGCATTCTTTATGCTGATTGGACACCCGCGGGATACATCCCCAATCCGAAATTTAATACCCCTCTAGTTGCTAATACTCTTTGGCAAACCTTCTATACAACAATGTCAGGGCTTCAGGCTCTCCCCTCAATAACCCTCAGGGGAACAAAGTCAGCTTTTGAATTTAGAGGTGAGGGATTAGGAATTACTGTACGTCAGAGAACTAAAAATCACATTCATGGGTTCCGCATGGAATCCTCAGGATATGCAGCAGGGACAGGAAACAACCATATGCTGGCTCTTTCTTTCTCGCAGCATTTCTCCCATCTCAAAGAAAAGCTATCTGCCAATAAAGTTGCTTCAAAGAATTACTTCGCGGGTCTACAAATACGTCTTCCGTGGTTAGAAGATGGTATGATAACCACCGGATCTCTAGCTTATAATTATGGAGATCACAAAGTTAAAAACTCTTATAAAGAGAATAACAAAGCTTCCCAAGGATCTTTCTATAGCCACGGCTTTGCAGCTGCTATAAATTGTACTTGGCAATTAATTTCACTGAGTAATAACTTGTCGTTAGCTCCATTTGTAGAAGCCGTGGCGTTCCATGCCACACTCTCTAGCTTCGAAGAAAACGGAGATTTTGTAAGAAAGTTCTCTGCTACGAGACCTTTGCGTACGCTTACAACTCCTGTAGGCATAATCATGCAATTGTTTCAAGATACGCAGATACCGACAATCTGGAAGCTAAAACTTGCCTACCAGCCTATTGTTTATAAACAATACCCCAAAATTTTAACCACATTGATAGCAAGTAATGGCGTATGGACCTCTTATGGAACACCCATTACACGTCATGCCTTCGCAGCAAATGTAAACAATGAAACTCAGATATTTAACCATCTGAAGTTCTTTATAGATTACCAAGGGGAAATATCCTCTTCGACATTTTCAAATTACTTAAAAGTAGGGAGCTCCCTACACTTTTAA
- a CDS encoding polymorphic outer membrane protein middle domain-containing protein, which yields MHSSVYSFALLIGLTACSYQIPCLAKEKHSRAFHNDKKNKDLSFWSTPEGIEKIFLLPPVKGFLHDLNSDLNITNYKYFCVNSQSYPNPLGGGGGISSRNLSITDNSGPVIFRENYSYHSGAAIRSNNCTISNNRNLCCFINNAASPNNNNSTNGGAIDANEINISHNFGPIQFINNTTRGNGGAIKALNLRITNNFGEILFRNNKCLLASSNGGCVDAAQILSIENNHAPITFIDNQAGKNGCFVSRNCTISNNSGVIQFINNYGHAPTGGSGGGAISCEDTCTISNNLQGVIFSNNSSRQNGGGIFTKNLIIKDNGPVLFLNNYSKWGGAIQNRTRGSSFYLSADYGDIIFNENINSQDDGVRRNALHSTPELTLKIGAREKFRVAFYDTIENEHPSSTGITFNPESYHLGTVLFSGATVSPSSQLQKDYTSFLRNTTVIAYGTLAVEDKAALAIFNLTQQEGTLRLGNKAVVMTTAQAGQNGTTANCTITLKRLALNLPSLLKEGAEAPKIWIYPSGSGSNYTEDTNPTITISGDLSLVNSDNVPPYDSLDLSKSITKIPFLYLCENATKKITVTDLNIEAINDLQHYGYQGVWSPYWEHYTTTAVNTSPLTANTAHRILYADWTPTNYIPDPQYRGDLVANALWQSAYDCITGLHTLNCSPLSIGKNEIGGGTLGAYVSQKNRKSIPGFSLFSKGYSTKALGSSETHHVFALSFAQFHSEIKENNKQRNKGKNTVSSNCYFAGAQLQIPWFNDVLTSTSLGYSYSHSQLKTKNATGISQGYFHNHTLGTEISCMLPERNFSNLLVRPFVKALGVRASQENFTETGSNIRNFKVKTPLTNVTLPLGIYCHTKNKAHLETSWEFELAYVPTVYREKPQTITSRLISKGTWISSGTHVDRHSGSITIKNTTALNVISLGMNYHGDFSKSTLCNFLNITAQIQF from the coding sequence ATGCACTCCTCTGTCTATTCTTTTGCATTACTAATCGGCTTAACAGCATGTTCTTATCAGATTCCTTGTCTCGCCAAGGAAAAACATTCTCGCGCTTTTCATAATGATAAAAAAAATAAAGATCTGTCCTTCTGGTCCACTCCCGAAGGAATAGAAAAAATTTTCCTACTTCCTCCAGTAAAAGGATTTCTTCATGATCTAAACTCAGATCTTAACATCACCAACTACAAATATTTCTGCGTAAATAGTCAGTCTTACCCAAACCCGCTCGGGGGGGGGGGGGGTATCTCCTCTCGAAACCTCAGCATCACGGATAACTCCGGCCCGGTAATATTTCGAGAAAATTACTCCTATCACTCTGGTGCGGCTATTCGTAGTAACAACTGCACAATTTCCAATAATCGAAATCTTTGTTGTTTTATAAACAACGCCGCTTCTCCTAATAACAATAATTCAACCAACGGGGGCGCCATTGATGCTAATGAGATCAATATTTCCCACAACTTCGGTCCTATACAATTCATAAATAACACCACTAGGGGCAATGGCGGAGCTATCAAAGCTCTTAATTTAAGAATTACCAATAACTTCGGAGAAATACTCTTTAGAAATAATAAGTGTTTACTAGCAAGTAGCAATGGGGGATGTGTAGACGCTGCACAAATTCTTTCCATAGAGAATAATCATGCTCCCATTACCTTTATAGATAATCAAGCAGGAAAGAATGGCTGTTTTGTTTCACGAAATTGCACAATTTCTAACAATAGTGGGGTTATCCAATTCATAAATAACTATGGTCATGCACCTACCGGAGGTTCTGGCGGAGGCGCCATCAGTTGTGAGGATACTTGCACAATTTCCAATAATCTTCAGGGAGTTATTTTCTCAAATAACTCCTCAAGACAAAATGGCGGGGGAATTTTCACTAAAAATCTCATAATTAAAGACAATGGTCCTGTGCTGTTTTTAAATAACTACTCAAAATGGGGAGGTGCTATTCAAAATCGCACAAGGGGTTCTAGCTTTTACTTGTCGGCAGATTATGGAGATATTATCTTTAACGAAAATATTAATTCACAAGATGATGGGGTGCGTAGAAATGCCCTACACTCAACCCCAGAGCTCACTCTAAAAATCGGTGCGCGAGAAAAATTTCGTGTAGCTTTCTATGACACTATTGAAAATGAGCACCCATCAAGTACCGGAATCACTTTCAATCCTGAAAGCTATCACTTAGGTACCGTTCTATTTTCAGGAGCTACGGTATCACCATCTTCACAACTACAAAAAGATTACACGAGCTTTTTAAGAAACACGACAGTAATAGCCTATGGAACACTTGCTGTTGAAGATAAAGCCGCGTTGGCTATTTTTAATCTTACCCAGCAGGAAGGTACTCTGCGTTTAGGCAATAAAGCAGTTGTTATGACAACAGCCCAAGCAGGACAGAATGGTACAACAGCGAATTGTACCATTACTCTAAAGAGATTAGCATTAAACCTTCCCTCTTTGCTGAAAGAAGGAGCTGAAGCTCCAAAAATTTGGATCTACCCATCAGGATCAGGGTCAAACTATACTGAAGACACGAATCCTACAATTACCATTTCAGGAGATCTCTCCTTAGTAAATAGTGATAATGTTCCCCCTTATGATTCTTTAGATCTTTCTAAAAGCATTACAAAGATTCCTTTCCTCTATCTTTGCGAGAACGCAACCAAGAAAATCACAGTAACGGATTTAAATATTGAAGCTATCAATGATCTTCAGCACTACGGTTACCAGGGCGTATGGTCTCCCTATTGGGAACATTATACAACAACAGCGGTGAATACTTCTCCTCTAACAGCAAATACCGCCCACCGCATACTCTATGCTGATTGGACTCCTACAAATTATATACCCGATCCTCAATACCGCGGGGATTTAGTTGCTAATGCTCTTTGGCAATCTGCGTATGATTGTATTACGGGATTACATACGTTAAACTGCTCTCCTCTTAGTATAGGAAAAAACGAGATTGGTGGCGGCACCTTAGGTGCCTACGTATCACAAAAAAATAGAAAATCTATTCCAGGTTTTTCCTTATTCTCCAAAGGCTACTCAACAAAAGCCTTAGGATCATCAGAAACACACCATGTCTTTGCCTTAAGCTTTGCGCAATTTCACAGTGAAATAAAGGAAAACAATAAACAAAGAAATAAGGGAAAAAATACCGTCTCCTCGAATTGTTACTTTGCCGGAGCTCAGCTACAAATTCCTTGGTTTAATGATGTATTAACATCAACTTCCCTAGGATATTCCTACTCACATAGTCAGTTAAAAACTAAAAATGCTACAGGCATTTCTCAAGGATACTTTCACAATCACACTCTAGGAACAGAAATTTCTTGCATGCTCCCAGAAAGGAACTTCTCCAACTTGTTAGTTCGTCCTTTTGTAAAAGCTTTAGGAGTTCGTGCTTCTCAAGAAAACTTCACAGAAACAGGAAGTAATATCCGTAATTTCAAAGTAAAAACCCCTTTAACTAATGTGACACTACCTCTAGGGATCTATTGTCATACGAAAAATAAAGCACATTTAGAGACATCTTGGGAGTTTGAATTAGCCTATGTTCCCACAGTATATAGGGAAAAACCCCAAACCATAACTTCCAGGTTGATAAGCAAGGGTACATGGATCTCTTCAGGAACCCATGTAGATCGTCATTCAGGATCGATAACAATTAAAAATACCACGGCATTAAACGTGATTAGCTTAGGCATGAATTATCACGGAGACTTTTCAAAATCTACATTGTGTAACTTCCTAAACATAACTGCCCAAATCCAATTTTAG